A stretch of Eleutherodactylus coqui strain aEleCoq1 chromosome 2, aEleCoq1.hap1, whole genome shotgun sequence DNA encodes these proteins:
- the LOC136610478 gene encoding olfactory receptor 5AP2-like, which translates to MDLMNGTQVTVFVFSGLTDDKKLLPFLFILFSLIYIIAIVGNIGIIALVYNTSKLHSPMYYFLSVLSLIDVLYASVITPKMIFDLLLVNKVISFTGCALQFFFYAALGGSENFLLSTMSYDRYVAICHPLHYMSIMTKKKCLCLVSVVFSVGFLQSSVQTSCTFSLQFCGSNLIDHFYCDVLPVLKLSCSNTFYCNMVTLCIVAIGTGIPFLTIIFSYMLILSSILRMTSAKGRKKAFSTCSSHLMCASVFYIGLFFNYLRPPSSVFSSQDKVSSIFYAVVTPMLNPLVYSLRNQEIRRTIKKVMRNLTSADRISSVIRHWMGT; encoded by the coding sequence ATGGACCTCATGAATGGGACACAAGTGACCGTGTTTGTGTTCTCCGGACTGACTGATGATAAGAAGCTTCTCCCATTTCTCTTCATTCTCTTCTCACTTATTTATATTATCGCTATAGTAGGTAACATTGGCATTATAGCTCTTGTCTATAACACCTCCAAACTCCACTCACCCATGTACTACTTCTTGAGTGTCCTCTCTCTGATTGATGTCTTATATGCCTCCGTCATTACTCCAAAAATGATTTTCGATCTTCTCTTGGTGAATAAGGTCATCTCATTTACTGGTTGTGCTCTCCAGTTCTTCTTCTATGCAGCCTTGGGAGGAAGCGAAAATTTTCTTCTCTCCACCATGTCCTATGACCGCTATGTTGCCATCTGCCACCCACTCCATTATATGTCTATAATGACAAAGAAGAAATGCCTGTGTCTTGTTTCTGTTGTCTTCTCTGTTGGCTTCTTACAGTCATCTGTGCAGACCAGCTGCACGTTTAGTCTTCAGTTTTGTGGCTCCAACCTCATCGACCACTTCTACTGTGACGTCCTACCAGTGCTCAAACTGTCCTGCTCCAACACCTTCTACTGTAACATGGTAACATTATGTATTGTGGCTATAGGGACTGGAATCCCATTCCTGACCATCATATTTTCTTATATGCTCATACTTTCTTCGATTTTACGCATGACATCTGCAAAGGGCAGGAAGAAAGCCTTCAGCACATGCTCCTCACATCTTATGTGCGCTTCAGTTTTTTACATAGGACTTTTCTTCAACTACTTACGCCCTCCTTCTAGTGTCTTTTCAAGTCAAGACAAAGTGTCTTCAATCTTCTATGCAGTGGTGACCCCAATGCTAAATCCACTTGTATACTCTCTGAGGAACCAAGAGATAAGGAGGACCATTAAAAAAGTAATGCGCAATCTTACTTCAGCAGATAGAATTTCTTCAGTTATTAGACATTGGATGGGGACATAG